GCATCAAGCCAAATTTAGTCAACGGCAATATCGTAAACTTTGACCTGTCGCCCTTCATTTCCTCCTTCATCTTTTCGAAGATAAGGCGTTTGTTTTCGGGGGATTTCATATCTATGAAATCTATGATGATAATTCCCCCCATATCTCTCAGCCTTAGCTGACGGGCGATTTCTTTAGCCGATTCCAAGTTTACTTTCACGGCGGTAGTCTCTTGATCCGACTCAGCATTGGATTTATTACCGCTGTTGACATCTATGACGTGGCAAGCTTCAGTATGCTCCACAATCAAATACCCTCCGTTAGGCAAACTCACTGATTGACCAAACAAGGATTTCACTTGTTTTTCAATCCCAAAATTCTCAAACAACTTCACTTTCCCAGTATAGTGCTTGACAATCTTTTCTTTTTCCGGTTCAATTGTGCTTATGTAAGATTTGATATCTTCATAGATATCCTTATCATCAGCATAAATAGCATCAAAAGATTCGGAAAGAAGGTCTCTAAGCATTGAAGAGGCTCTATTTAGCTCTCCAATCACCAAATCCCTTGACTTAGCGCCGCTTAGCGCTTTTACTCCATTTTTCCATTTGCTTACAAGATCTCTAAGATCGCGATCCAGCTCAGCCACATCTTTGCCTTCGGCGACTGTCCTGATGATAACTCCAAAGCCTTCAGGCTTAATAGAAGTAATCAATCTAACTAGCCTTTTTCGCTCTTCCTTGCTAGTAACTCTTTTCGAAATATTTACACTATTCGAAAAAGGCACCAACACAATATATCTGCCAGCAATGGATAATTCACAAGATAATCTTGGCCCTTTGGTTGATATAGGCTCCTTTACGACTTGGACAAGAATCTGCTGGTTTTTACTCAGCACTTGATTTATCTTTCCATGCTTGTCTATGTCGGGCTCCATCTTGAAATTAGCAAGTTTATAGGAAGAGTTCTTCCTATTCTGCGTCATTTTCAAGTATTTGTTCAATGAGCTCACTTGAGGCCCCAAATCAAGATAATGCAGAAATGCGTCTTTTTCATAGCCTATGTCTATGAAAGCGGCATTCAATCCCGGAACGATCTTGCGTACAGTCCCTAGGTAGATATCACCTACATTAAACTTATTTCCTCCAGCTTCCTGATTGAACTCGACAAGCTTCTTGTCCTGCAACAGGGCCATACGACTATCATTTTTGTCTCCAGCAATAAATAATTCACTACTCACTGCTTTTCTAGAATTTAAATGACATGTATGGTTAAATAATACAAACAGGCTGGGCGTGATCCCTCACACCCAGCCTAAACAAGACTTTTATTTTT
The Aureibacter tunicatorum DNA segment above includes these coding regions:
- a CDS encoding Rne/Rng family ribonuclease is translated as MSSELFIAGDKNDSRMALLQDKKLVEFNQEAGGNKFNVGDIYLGTVRKIVPGLNAAFIDIGYEKDAFLHYLDLGPQVSSLNKYLKMTQNRKNSSYKLANFKMEPDIDKHGKINQVLSKNQQILVQVVKEPISTKGPRLSCELSIAGRYIVLVPFSNSVNISKRVTSKEERKRLVRLITSIKPEGFGVIIRTVAEGKDVAELDRDLRDLVSKWKNGVKALSGAKSRDLVIGELNRASSMLRDLLSESFDAIYADDKDIYEDIKSYISTIEPEKEKIVKHYTGKVKLFENFGIEKQVKSLFGQSVSLPNGGYLIVEHTEACHVIDVNSGNKSNAESDQETTAVKVNLESAKEIARQLRLRDMGGIIIIDFIDMKSPENKRLIFEKMKEEMKGDRSKFTILPLTKFGLMQITRQRVRPEMNITTREKCPTCGGTGKVTATILVTDHIERDLEYILTKQNESGLTISLHPFLFAFYTKGIISRRVRWYFKYWKWVKLELDTSLAITDYVFKNSQGDVIEI